A section of the Centroberyx gerrardi isolate f3 chromosome 8, fCenGer3.hap1.cur.20231027, whole genome shotgun sequence genome encodes:
- the nipbla gene encoding nipped-B-like protein A isoform X2 translates to MNGDMPHVPITTLAGIASLTDLLNQLPLPSPLPATTTKSLLYNGRIAEDVTCLLACRDENLASQLAHGLNQVSTEHIELKDNLGSDEPEGDAPLLLQTMLARNPGIFREKTDVMQQPMVPQYKITQNSMHSPAQSGNFQQAAISPNPSSRFVSSQSGSSSRYMGQQNSPVPSPYTPQSPATGYMQQYPHQQPPSYNQHQQIQQVSVASPMVPGGIRNIHEGKVSGQMANTANHHPDRHGTEDYMNIVHRLGNETGDSTMRNASFPLRSPQSGCSPAGSEGTPKPGSRPPLILQSPPPYAASPREGGPDQKQQLQQRKKGPAVKEEKDMYDIVSSPNKDSTKLTIKLSRVKSNESDTPGDVVPVMDQNSDNMEAELGFQQVPVLQQNLGARQQQQASQQTGGASGLQPPSSPYDEAELDALAEIERIEREAASEKCSKEVQDKDKPLKKRKQDSFPLEPGAGGLGGPTGAPGSGSAGGGNAGKLTPQEATAAGNGASRPPLMVSIDLQQAGRADGQLDPCLAAPIPALEAQRWPEDPASGPAAVEGSDTVLRLKPDGRPEVIKNRVDKHDGRREGRESTKHRHDGKPSSDRRGETPKSSNRGEHGRDRDRDSDRERRHRSETGGRDRRSPDSRCRSDRDKSGFRSSSTGDPGRSSSRQDGSKPASSASGPKIPDSFPAHLLGGQSGALKNFQIPKVKRDKDGSGSTEGQMWGQPKVKLERLGLVQDFEKRPKPVVVLKKLSIDQVQRIIRHSKSGKNRFSGKSGKSGMDPAVLKELPPELLAEIESTMPLCERVKMNKRKRSTVNEKPKYAEVSSDEDFDANGESARKRQRREKDKAWDFEERERRGSGDHRKSGGHRDSRRGSGSRYRDSSEEDSPPPSISEVARKMKMKEKQKKRKAYEPKLTQEELMDSSTFKRFLASIDNILENLEDVDFTTMADDDEIPQELLLGKHQLNELGSESAKIKAMGISSRIPSDKLVKLLNILEKNIQDGSKLTTLMNHDHDAEDEERLWRDLIMERVTKSADACLTALNIMTSTHMPKAVYIEDVIERVLQYTKFHLQNTLYPQYDPVYRVDPHGGGLLSSKAKRAKCATHKQRVIVMLYNKVCDIVSNISELLEIQLLTDTTILQVSSMGITPFFVENVSELQLCAIKLVTAVFSRYEKHRQLILEEIFTSLARLPTSKRSLRNFRLNSSDKDGEPMYIQMVTALVLQLIQCVVHLPNDKDTLDEYDSKVDQDVLITNSYETAMRTAQNFLSVFLKKCGSKQGEEDYRPLFENFVQDLLSTVNKPEWPAAELLLSLLGRLLVHQFSNKQTEMALRVASLDYLGTVAARLRKDAVTSKMDQRSIDRILQEAPGNDETQQLQKALLDYLEENAETDASLVFARKFYIAQWFRDATTEAEKSMRNQNQKDEDSSDGPHHAKDMETTGEIMQRAEKRKKFLRTIIKTTPAQFTTLKMNSDTVDYEDSCLIVRYLASMRPFAQSFDIYLTQILRVLGESAIAVRTKAMKCLSEVVAVDPSILARSDMQRGVHGRLMDNSTSVREAAVELLGRFVLSRPQLTEQYYDMLIERILDTGISVRKRVIKILRDICLEQPTFSKITEMCVRMIRRVNDEEGIKKLVNETFQKLWFTPTPAHDKETMTRKILNITDVVAACKDTGYDWFEQLLQNLLKSEEDASYKPAKKACVQLVDNLVEHILKYEESLAENKGVNSTRLVACITTLYLFSKIRAQLMVKHAMTMQPYLTTKCNTANDFMVICNVAKILELVVPLMEHPSETFLATIEEDLMKLIIKYGMTVVQHCVSCLGAVVNKVTHNYKFVWACFNRFYGALNKLKIQHQEDPNSTTLVANKPFLLRSLFTVGALGRHFDFDLEEFKGTNKVVIKEKVLELLLYFTKHEDEEVKTKAIIGLGFLVIMHPSQMFVPEVKSLYNGILADSTSSINLKIQILKNLQTYLQEEDTRMQEADREWKKLSKQEDLKEMGDISSGMSSSIMQLYLKQVLEAFFHTQSSVRHFALNVIALTLNQGLIHPVQCVPYLIAMGTDPEPSMRNKADQQLVEIDKKYTGFIHMKAVAGMKMSYQVQQAIVSSRKAIIRGFRQDETHSALCSHLFSMVRGNRQHRRAFLISLLNLFDDSAKTEVNMLLFIADNLACFPYQSQEEPLFIMHHIDITLSVSGSNLLQTFKELLLKEPRRKEKKVKKEWKNTSDGEEEEEKMNCDSPRSDDGENGNSEDEEVVRRPKKARKPVAASESSESDSELEDLKVDDAEKVLRRLPENPAALLDFANAVQGILLLLVLKQHLKNQYGFSDSKIQKYSPTESAKVYDKAVNRKSNVHFNPRQTIDFISNNMAHASLTDDVKRRIVKQYLDFKVLMEHLDPDEEDEEGEASASANIRNKAINALLGGSGPMSGPSPRNQAGPETDDDDSDGDERNPGSSRRSKRLGDSSDPGRMSETVDAMDVIALCCPKYKDRPQIARVIQKTSNGYSIHWMAGSYSGPWAEAKKRDGRKLVPWVDTIKESDIIFKKIALTSNHKLSNKVVQTLRSLYAAREGGAS, encoded by the exons ACTGGTGACTCCACCATGAGGAACGCCTCCTTCCCTCTGAGGTCTCCCCAGTCCGGCTGCTCCCCAGCAGGGAGTGAAGGTACACCCAAAC CGGGCTCTCGTCCCCCGCTGATCCTGCAGTCGCCACCTCCCTATGCGGCCTCACCAAGGGAGGGAGGACCTGACCAGAAACAGCAGCTTCAACAAAGGAAGAAGGGCCCGGCggtgaaagaggagaaagatatGTACGACATTGTCAGCTCTCCAAACAAGGACTCCACCAAACTCACCATCAAGCTGTCCAGGGTCAAGTCCAACGAGTCCGACACCCCAG GTGACGTTGTGCCAGTCATGGACCAGAACTCTGATAACATGGAAGCAGAACTGGGCTTCCAGCAGGTGCCTGTTCTCCAGCAGAACCTGGGAGCccgccagcagcagcaggcctcCCAGCAGACAGGTGGCGCCAGTGGCCTccagcctccctcctccccttacGATGAAGCAGAACTGGATGCCCTGGCTGAAATCGAAAGGATAGAACGAGAGGCGGCCAGCGAGAAGTGTTCCAAGGAGGTCCAAGACAAAG ACAAGCCGTTAAAGAAGAGAAAGCAGGACTCTTTCCCCCTGGAACCAGGCGCAGGTGGGCTGGGCGGCCCCACAGGAGCCCCAGGCAGTGGATCAGCAGGAGGGGGCAACGCCGGCAAGCTGACCCCGCAAGAGGCCACCGCGGCTGGGAACGGAGCCAGCCGCCCTCCCCTCATGGTGAGCATCGACCtccagcaggcaggcagagctgaTGGCCAGCTAGACCCCTGTCTGGCCGCCCCTATTCCAGCCCTCGAGGCCCAACGCTGGCCCGAAGACCCAGCTAGTGGACCTGCTGCAGTGGAAGGTTCCGACACTGTTTTGCGGTTGAAACCAGATGGCCGACCGGAAGTGATCAAGAACCGGGTGGATAAACATGATGGCAGGCGAGAAGGTCGGGAGTCAACAAAGCACCGACATGATGGGAAACCTTCCTCCGACCGACGGGGAGAGACACCAAAGTCATCAAACCGCGGGGAACATGGACGAGACAGGGACCGAGACTCTGACCGAGAGAGGAGGCATCGGAGTGAGACTGGAGGTCGGGACCGACGCTCACCCGATTCACGCTGCCGAAGTGACAGAGACAAGTCTGGGTTCCGATCCTCTTCCACTGGAGATCCTGGTCGGAGTAGCAGCAGGCAAGATGGGTCCAAACCGGCCTCCTCCGCTTCTGGTCCCAAGATTCCAGACTCCTTCCCTGCTCATCTCCTGGGAGGGCAGAGTGGCGCGCTGAAGAACTTCCAGATCCCTAAG GTGAAACGTGATAAGGATGGCAGTGGGTCAACAGAAGGGCAAATGTGGGGCCAGCCCAAGGTGAAACTGGAGAGGTTGGGTTTGGTGCAGGACTTTGAGAAGAGGCCCAAGCCTGTGGTGGTGCTGAAGAAGCTCTCCATTGACCAGGTCCAGAGGATCATCCGGCACAGCAAGTCTGGCAAGAACAGGTTCTCAGGGAAGTCCGGCAAAA GTGGTATGGACCCGGCAGTTCTGAAGGAGCTgcctccggagctgctggcaGAGATTGAGTCCACCATGCCGCTGTGTGAAAGGGTAAAGATGAACAAGAGGAAACGAAGCACTGTCAACGAGAAGCCCAAGTATGCCGAGGTCAGCTCGGATGAAGACTTTGACGCCAATGGAGAAT CTGCAAGAAAGCGACAGCGTCGAGAAAAAGACAAGGCCTGGGACTTCGAGGAGAGGGAGCGCCGGGGTTCAGGGGATCATCGGAAAAGCGGGGGGCACCGAGACAGCCGGCGAGGCTCAGGGAGTCGCTACCGGGACTCATCCGAGGAAGATTCACCACCGCCCAGCATAAGTGAAG TTGCCAGaaaaatgaagatgaaggagaagcagaagaaaaggaaagccTATGAACCTAAGCTGACCCAAGAAGAGCTGATGGACTCGTCAACGTTCAAGAGGTTCTTAGCCAGCATCGACAACATACTGGAGAATCTGGAGGATGTGGACTTCACTACCATGG CAGATGACGATGAGATCCCTCAGGAGTTGCTGCTGGGTAAACACCAGCTGAATGAGCTGGGCAGTGAGTCCGCCAAGATTAAGGCCATGGGCATCTCCAGCAGG ATCCCCTCAGACAAGCTGGTGAAGCTGCTGAACATCCTGGAGAAGAATATTCAGGATGGTTCCAAGCTCACCACCCTGATGAACCAT GACCACGATGCCGAAGATGAGGAGAGGCTGTGGAGAGACCTGATCATGGAGAGAGTCACAAAGTCAGCAGATGCCTGTCTGACAGCCCTCAACATCATGACCTCAACGCACATGCCCAAGGCTGTCTACATAGAAGACGTCATAGAACGGGTGCTACAATACACCAAGTTCCATCTTCAGAACACACTGTATCCGCAATACGACCCCGTCTACAGGGTGGACCCACATGGAG GTGGCTTGTTGAGCTCCAAGGCGAAGCGGGCTAAATGCGCCACACACAAGCAACGTGTCATCGTCATGTTGTACAACAAGGTGTGCGACATTGTCAGCAACATCTCCGAGCTCCTGGAGATCCAACTGCTCACAGACACCACCATCCTCCAG GTTTCTTCCATGGGAATCACTCCGTTCTTTGTGGAGAACGTCAGTGAGCTGCAGCTGTGTGCCATCAAACTGGTTACAGCG GTGTTCTCGCGTTATGAGAAGCATCGGCAGCTGATCCTGGAGGAGATCTTCACCTCTCTGGCCAGGCTGCCTACCAGCAAACGCTCCCTCAGGAACTTCAG GCTGAACAGCTCGGACAAGGATGGAGAGCCCATGTACATCCAAATGGTGACGGCCCTGGTGCTGCAGCTCATCCAGTGTGTGGTCCACCTCCCCAACGACAAGGACACCTTAGACGAGTATGACAGCAAG gtggaTCAAGATGTGTTGATAACCAACTCCTATGAGACGGCCATGAGGACAGCGCAAAACTTCCTCTCAGTCTTCCTCAAGAA GTGTGGCAGTAAGCAGGGAGAAGAAGACTACCGGCCGTTGTTTGAGAACTTTGTCCAGGACCTGCTGTCTACAGTTAACAAACCAGAGTGGcctgctgcagagctgctgctcAGTCTGCTTGGCAGACTACTG GTGCACCAGTTCAGTAACAAGCAGACCGAAATGGCTCTGAGAGTGGCATCTCTAGACTACCTGGGCACGGTGGCTGCCCGTCTGAGGAAGGATGCAGTCACCAGCAAGATGGACCAGAGATCAATTGACCGCATCCTGCAAGAG GCCCCAGGTAATGATGAGACCCAGCAGCTGCAGAAGGCTCTACTGGACTACTTGGAAGAAAACGCTGAGACTGACGCCTCACTGGTG TTTGCCAGAAAGTTCTACATTGCCCAGTGGTTCCGGGACGCCACCACGGAGGCTGAGAAGTCCATGCGGAACCAGAATCAGAAGGACGAGGACTCGTCGGACGGGCCGCACCATGCCAAGGACATGGAAACCACCGGCGAAATTATGCAGCGTGCCGAGAAGCGCAAGAAGTTCTTGCGCACCATCATTAAGACCACGCCAGCTCAGTTCACCACACTGAA AATGAACTCTGACACTGTGGACTATGAGGACTCGTGTCTGATCGTGCGTTATTTGGCCTCCATGAGGCCGTTCGCCCAGAGCTTTGATATTTATTTAACACAG atcCTGCGAGTCCTTGGGGAAAGTGCCATCGCTGTAAGGACTAAAGCCATGAAATGTTTGTCTGAGGTTGTGGCTGTGGACCCCAGCATACTGGCAAGG tCGGACATGCAGCGCGGTGTCCACGGTCGGTTGATGGACAACTCCACCAGTGTGAGAGAGGCAGCTGTAGAACTGCTGGGCCGATTTGTGCTCAGCAGACCCCAACTCACCGAGCAGTACTACGACATGCTTATAGAGAGGATACTG GACACTGGTATCAGCGTGAGGAAGCGAGTGATCAAGATCCTGAGAGACATCTGTCTGGAGCAGCCAACCTTCAGCAAGATTACTGAGATGTGTGTAAGGATGATCCGCAGGGTCAACGACGAAGAGGGTATCAAG AAACTGGTGAATGAAACATTCCAGAAGCTGTGGTTTACTCCGACTCCAGCCCATGACAAGGAGACCATGACCAGGAAGATCCTCAACATCACTGACGTG GTTGCAGCGTGTAAAGACACCGGCTATGACTGGTTTGAGCAGCTTCTTCAGAAT CTGCTTAAGTCTGAAGAGGATGCGTCTTATAAGCCAGCCAAAAAGGCCTGTGTTCAGCTAGTCGACAATCTGGTGGAGCACATCCTCAAATATGAGGAGTCTCTTGCAG AGAACAAGGGTGTAAACTCGACGCGGCTGGTAGCCTGTATCACCACCTTGTACTTGTTCAGCAAGATCAGGGCCCAGCTCATGGTCAAACACGCCATGACCATGCAACCCTACCTGACCACCAAGTGCAAC ACTGCCAATGACTTCATGGTCATCTGTAATGTGGCGAAGATCTTGGAGCTTGTGGTTCCTCTGATGGAGCACCCAAGTGAGACCTTCCTTGCCACCATAGAAGAAGACCTCATGAAGCTCATCATCAAATATGGCATGACG GTGGTCCAGCACTGTGTGAGCTGTCTAGGAGCTGTTGTTAACAAAGTCACCCACAACTACAAGTTTGTCTGGGCTTGCTTCAACAGGTTCTATG GTGCGCTTAACAAGTTGAAGATTCAGCATCAGGAGGATCCTAACAGCACCACGTTGGTAGCCAACAAGCCTTTCCTGCTGCGATCGCTCTTCACTGTGGGTGCCCTGGGACGACACTTTGATTTTGATCTGGAGGAGTTCAAAGGCACCAACAAG GTGGTGATTAAGGAGAAagtgctggagctgctgctctaCTTCACCAAacatgaggatgaggaggtcaAGACCAAAGCCATCATTGGCTTAG GCTTCCTTGTGATCATGCATCCCAGCCAGATGTTTGTTCCCGAGGTGAAGTCCTTGTACAATGGTATCCTGGCCGACAGCACCTCCTCCATCAACCTCAAGATCCAGATCCTCAAAAACCTCCAGACatacctgcaggaggaggacacACGGATGCAGGAGGCTGACAGAGAAT GGAAGAAACTGTCAAAACAGGAGGATCTGAAGGAGATGGGGGACATCTCTTCAGGGATGAGCAGCTCCATTATGCAGCTCTATCTTAAGCAGGTGCTGGAGGCATTCTTCCACACCCAATCCAGTGTACGGCACTTCGCTCTCAATGTCATTGCTCTCACACTCAACCAGGGTCTCATCCACCCAGTACAG TGTGTCCCCTACCTCATCGCCATGGGAACGGACCCAGAGCCCAGCATGAGGAACAAAGCTGACCAGCAGCTGGTGGAGATTGACAAGAAGTACACAGGATTCATCCAT ATGAAGGCAGTAGCTGGGATGAAGATGTCATACCAGGTGCAGCAGGCCATCGTCTCGTCCCGTAAGGCCATCATAAGAGGTTTCAGACAGGACGAGACTCACTCAGCACTCTGCTCCCACCTCTTCTCTATGGTTAGGGGGAACCGGCAGCACCGGAGGGCCTTCCTCATCTCACTGCTCAACCTCTTCGATGACAGTGCT AAGACAGAAGTGAACATGTTGCTGTTTATAGCTGACAACCTGGCCTGTTTCCCATACCAGAGCCAGGAGGAGCCTCTCTTCATCATGCACCACATAGACATCACCCTGTCTGTGTCTGGCAGCAACTTGTTGCAAACCTTCAAAGAG CTTCTGCTAAAGGAGCCGAGGCGCAAGGAGAAAAAGGTAAAGAAGGAGTGGAAGAATACATCGgatggggaggaagaagaggagaagatgaaCTGCGACTCTCCCAGGAGTGACGATGGAGAAAACGGCAACAGTGAGGATGAAGAAGTGGTACGGCGGCCCAAAAAGGCCAGAAAACCTGTGGCAGCCTCAGAGAGCTCAGAGTCGGACTCGGAGCTGGAGGATTTGAAAGTGGACGATGCGGAGAAAGTATTGAGGCGCCTCCCGGAGAATCCTGCAGCTCTCTTGGACTTTGCCAACGCTGTGCAGGGCATCCTGTTGCTGCTGGTGCTCAAACAGCATCTGAAGAACCAATACGGATTTTCCGACAG TAAAATTCAGAAGTATTCTCCCACGGAGTCAGCCAAGGTGTACGATAAGGCAGTGAACAGAAAAAGCAATGTTCACTTCAACCCCCGACAGACCATCGACTTCATCTCCAACAACATGGCTCACGCCTCACTCACCGATGACGTCAAAAGACGGATAGTCAAACAGTACCTAGAT TTCAAGGTTCTGATGGAACACCTGGACCCAgacgaggaggatgaggaaggagaAGCGTCTGCTAGTGCTAACATCAGAAACAAAGCCATAAATGCCCTGCTGGGAGGCTCCGGCCCCATGTCAGGACCCAGTCCACGCAATCAGGCAGGACCAGAGAcggatgatgatgacagtgatggcGATGAGAGGAACCCTGGG tcctcTCGAAGGTCAAAGCGATTGGGCGACTCCTCAGACCCGGGCCGTATGAGTGAGACAGTGGATGCTATGGATGTGATTGCCCTCTGCTGCCCCAAGTACAAGGACCGGCCGCAGATAGCTAGGGTCATCCAGAAGACCTCCAATGGATACAGCATCCACTGGATGGCCGGCTCGTACTCAGGGCCCTGGGCGGAGGCCAAGAAACGGGATGGCCGCAAACTGGTGCCTTGGGTGGACACTATTAAGGAGTCGGACATCATCTTCAAGAAGATTGCCTTGACCAGCAACCACAAACTGAGCAACAAAGTAGTGCAGACTTTACGCTCGCTGTATGCAGCGCGGGAGGGAGGGGCTAGCTAA